GAAAACACAAACCCAGCCCTTGCAGCTCTTGTTTCCTGCAGCCAAAACGGTGTGCCAAACCCTCTCCGGCTAATTCGAAAAGCTTTCCGGTGGTGGTGATGATTTTTAGATTTATGGCAAATTCTACATCTGACTAGAGACACAGCACATTTGGAAAAACAAGGTGTGAGTCCTCCTGGGCTGGGAGCAACCCACCCATGCCTCCCAGTCATGATGTTGGAGTTCAGAACTACAGGGGCAGGCAGTTCAGCATTGAGGGAAACAGGCCCCTTTGGAGGGTTTGGTTCTCTCTGCAACCAAGGACTGAACCTCTTTTCTTCACAACATTTAGCTCCTACCTTTTTCTTTGCCAGTGGCCCCATTCACAAGTCATGTTTTGCTGAGGACATCTCGATACTTCTGGAAGCGCCTGAACTtgcagccttccgttgccaagctTCAGTACAAGTCTACTGTCttcttattttcaagtttttcccATCCCGtgaacattccttttttttttttttttttttaaagattttatttatttatttgacagacaaagatcacaagtaggcagagagccaggcagagagagaggaggaagcaggctccctgccaagcagagagcccgatgcggggctcaatcccaggaccctgggatcccaacctgagccgaaggcagaggctttaacccactgagccacccaggggccccccgtGAACATTCCTCTTTAACATGGAAACACACTGTTTCCATCTCAGCCCTGCGCGCTTGACCTTCCATATCACTGATGATTTGTGGACATAAAGAAGGCAACActgcctctgccttctttttCCCAGTGTGGGTCTTTTCTCCATTCGGAGAGATGGTGGCCTGTTGTTTGGGAGGCCCCTCTGACCGCAACCTTTGGAGAGAATTTGACCAAGGCCAAGAACGCAGCCAAGAAGTTAAACGGGATCAAACTTCTGAAAAGTGTACAAAACACAATATCGGCGCCTCTATCTTCCGGAATAAGGACCCAAATAACCCCTAAAAGTTACTTCCCTCAGCAACACAAGCATGATGGGAAATATGGGGATGTTATTaccttttttacttttctttttcatcaggaATCAGCGCGGAAAAGAAGTAATTGTTCACACAGGGAATGGTAGCCCTCTTACGTCCCCTTTTcgcttgttctttcttctttctctgactcaaCAGAACACAATTGTTTgaagtttgtttgcttttgccaTCAGAAAGGGCCGAATTCAGCCCTCTACCCAAACACATGAGAATTGTTTGTAGATTTATGACAAACGCTAGACCTGCCTATGGTaaagaatgtgtatttatttCAATATGAAAGGCAATCCCCTGAGAGCACTGTGTGGGAACCATgctgtttaaatatttttgtgctggaaagactgtctttttcaaaTCATTCTTGGCTTCCAGCCCTGGAGAGTGAAGCCTCATCCTGAGGGGCAGGAGAAAATTCCTGGGTTAGAAATCAAGAGATGTAAAATCCCTAGCTCGTTCTCTGCTGCGGATTTGCTTTGTTGCCCTGACCATATCAtttccctccctctgcacctTGGTGGACTGATGAGTGGAATGAGGTGGTTGAACTGAGGCACTGAAATTGGACTTTCTccttttagtttatgtttttcaCAGCAGTGTCCTCTTTTCAAATGTAATCTTGAGTAAAACTCTAGATAAATATAGATAAAAGCTATTTTAATTAGATCATTTGTGAATTCTAAATTACAACCTTTATTAAAGGTTGTAATGACACCAAGGATGCCATTTTGGTGTTCCTAGACAACTGAAATGGGAGTTGTAggagtttcctggggctgctgtcaCAAACTACCACAAACCAGTTGctttgaacaacagaaatttattctctctcagttctggaggctagacatccagaaatcaaggtgctggcagggccatgctcccagTGAAGCCTCAGGGGCAGGACCCTTCCTAGCCTCTTGCAGTGTCTGCAGTGACCCTGCTTGGCTTGAGGTGAGCTAACTCCTGCCTGCTTCATCTTCCCATGACTGCCTTCCGTCTGCGTGAGGCTCGTCTTCACATGGTGATCTCCTCTCttgtatctgttttcttttcttataaggacaccaataTTTGGGTTAAGAGAGTAGAACCttatcttaacttgattacatctgcaaaaccatatatatatatatatatatatatatatatatatatatatatttaatattttatttatttgacagagagaaatcacaactaggcagagaggcaggcagcgaaagaggaggaagcaggctccccgcagagcagagagcccgatgcggggctcgatcccaggaccctgagatcatgacctaagctgaaggcagaggctttaacccactgagccacccaggcgcccccatatattttttatttttggagattttatttatttaagagagagtgaccgatcgagagagagcatgagcagggtggaggggtggggaagagagagaagcagactcatccctgctcagggagcccaatgtggggctcgatcccaagaccctgggatcatgacctgagctgaaggcagacacttgaccgatagagccacccaggtgcccatgcaaaatcgtatttttttttttttatcatgaaaaaactgtatttagatttagtcagctggactcagtttagatgatcccaattttgttggcaacatccaaagcatcatagtcaggggccagtcgaacgtatgccttcttctctccatcaggcctgattaaggtgttgaccttggctacatcaatgtcatagagcttcttcacagcctgtttgatctggtgcttgttggccttgacatccacaatgaacacaagtgtgttgttgtcttctattttcttcatggctgactcagtagtcagggggaacttgattatggcatagtgatcaagcttgtttctcctgggggcgCTCTTTCGAGGGTATTTGGGCTGCCTTCGGAGACGCAGAGTCTTGGGTCGTCGGAACGTAGGTGATGTGcggatcttcttcttcttttttttttttttttttttgtgactgtggacGCCTTTCAGCA
This DNA window, taken from Meles meles chromosome 7, mMelMel3.1 paternal haplotype, whole genome shotgun sequence, encodes the following:
- the LOC123947042 gene encoding 60S ribosomal protein L23a-like, with amino-acid sequence MAPKAKKEAPAPPKAEAKAKALKAKKAVLKGVHSHKKKKKKKKKKIRTSPTFRRPKTLRLRRQPKYPRKSAPRRNKLDHYAIIKFPLTTESAMKKIEDNNTLVFIVDVKANKHQIKQAVKKLYDIDVAKVNTLIRPDGEKKAYVRLAPDYDALDVANKIGII